Part of the Streptomyces sp. RFCAC02 genome is shown below.
CCACCAGGCCGACGGCCCGCTCGACGTCCGGGAGGTACGCGCGCACCCGCTCGACGAAGCCGTCGGGCACGTCGGCCGGCGCACTGTCCAGTCCCTCCCGCCACTCGGCGGGCGTGTGCGGGCGGTGCAGCGCGGGGACGGCGGGGATGCCGGGCGGGAGCGGCAGCGCGTGCAGCAGGGCCAGGGTCCGGCCCGCCCACTCCCGTACGGCTCGGGCGGCCTCGCCGTGCCGGGGCACGGCGGTCCCGTCGCACCACGCGTGCACCAGGAAACTCTCGGGAGCGCCCTCCGCGCCGGGCAGGTCGGCCAGCAGGGGAGCGGCGGGCCGCAGCGGCGCCACCGGCCGGGGCATGGCCACACCGTGCCGGAACGCCTGCTCCTCCACCGCGGCGGCCACCACGTGGCCGGCCATCCACCATGCTTCGCGGGAGCGGTTCAGGCGCTTCACGGCCCACGTGCCCGAGTCCGTGCGCAGCCGCCACAGCGGGTGCGACCGTCCGCCCGGGACCGGTACGGGCGGGCCGTCCGGTTCACCCAGCCCGAACGCGCGGGCCACGGCCCGCGCGTCGATCACGGGTGCGCCCTCCCGGGGCAGCGCTTCGTGGCCGCGCTCGGCGGCTGTGCTCGTCATGGGGCCGGACGCTACCGGCCCGCCCGCGCGTCAGTCGCGCGGGATCTTGGCCGCCATGTCGAGGTAGAACGCGTCGATGCTGCGCACCGCGTGCGTGAAGTCGTCGAGGTTGACCGGCTTGGTGACGTACGCGTTGGCGTGGCGCGCGTACGCGGCGGACACGTCGTCCGGCGCCGCGGACGTGGTGAGGACCACGACCGGGATCATCTTCAGGCGGTCCTCCTGCTTGAGGACGTTCAGCAGCTCGCGCCCGTTCATCCGGGGCATGTTGAGATCGAGAACGATCAGGTCGGGGCGCGGATTGTCCGGGTTCTGGAGGTAGTCGAGCGCGGCCACACCGTCGTCCACCTGCATCAGCGCGCGCTCCGGCCCCCGCTCGCGCAGCGCGTCCTCGATGAGCATGGCGTCTGCCGGGTCGTCCTCGACCAGGAGGATGTCGTACGGCGGGGCGGGTGTGGTCATTGACACGGTCATCCGAATCAACTCCGAACGCTCACGGGGCGAAGTGGTGCGGACCGGCGGCGGTGAGCACACCGGCGGCCGGGGTCGCACGCACCGGCTCGTGGTGGTGAACTGCGGACCGGGCGGCGTGCGCGCCCGCCCGGGATCCCGTCCGCACCACCGAGCGCGGGGGCTGCGTAGGGCGGGCCGGTCCGTCCATCATCGCACCAGCGCCGCCCGTACGGGAGCGGGCCCCGCCCGCGAACCCGCCGAACCGGCCGGTGGATGAGGTATTACGGACGCCGGACATGGGTACGAGCGTACGGTTGACGGTCACGCGCTGACAACTACTGTCCATCGTTCGCCCTGTATCGTGGCCGGGCACGTCGGAAGGGAAGGGCCGACCAGGCCCGGTCGACGCCCGTGCGGTGGGGGGCGGACAGGAGGACACGATGCCGGCCGCAGTCGAGGCCCGGCGGACGCGTTTGACCACGC
Proteins encoded:
- a CDS encoding phosphotransferase, encoding MTSTAAERGHEALPREGAPVIDARAVARAFGLGEPDGPPVPVPGGRSHPLWRLRTDSGTWAVKRLNRSREAWWMAGHVVAAAVEEQAFRHGVAMPRPVAPLRPAAPLLADLPGAEGAPESFLVHAWCDGTAVPRHGEAARAVREWAGRTLALLHALPLPPGIPAVPALHRPHTPAEWREGLDSAPADVPDGFVERVRAYLPDVERAVGLVGRCIDGPSVPLTPVLTHGDVKPDNVLVCPDGPVLLDWDGAGPDRAEWEVVRAGLAFGGTRETFREVLLAYRAAGGAAVPPVAEVFAGEVDRRVGGAAWLLWRALGHRPVSPPERAAAFGHVLEYLAALRTVLRQADTWTAWLSDA
- a CDS encoding response regulator, with the translated sequence MTTPAPPYDILLVEDDPADAMLIEDALRERGPERALMQVDDGVAALDYLQNPDNPRPDLIVLDLNMPRMNGRELLNVLKQEDRLKMIPVVVLTTSAAPDDVSAAYARHANAYVTKPVNLDDFTHAVRSIDAFYLDMAAKIPRD